The following proteins are co-located in the Desulfovibrio legallii genome:
- a CDS encoding sirohydrochlorin cobaltochelatase, protein MKRAILLVAFGASSAQGQNALKSFDALVRQRYPGVPVRWAFTSLLLRERLAQARQKSDSVLKALSRLGFERFTHVAVQPLQTIPGSEHEQVCAAVAEVAARQGLACRVGTPLLQNPEDVQETARALVRHLPAERMPDEDVVCMGHGARHAAVGRYADLAAAVRALDPRVHVGTMNGAVLLEDILPRLTSPAVWLLPLLSVVGRHALRDMAGTQPQSWRSRIEERGRRCRPVLLGTAEYDGFAQLWLRHLEAVAQPLFASAE, encoded by the coding sequence ATGAAGCGCGCTATCCTGCTGGTGGCCTTTGGCGCGAGCAGCGCCCAGGGGCAGAACGCCCTCAAGAGCTTTGACGCCCTTGTGCGGCAGCGCTATCCCGGCGTTCCAGTGCGTTGGGCTTTCACCTCGCTGCTCTTGCGCGAGCGCTTGGCCCAGGCCCGGCAAAAAAGCGATTCCGTGCTCAAGGCTCTGAGCCGGCTGGGCTTTGAACGCTTCACCCATGTGGCCGTGCAGCCCTTGCAGACTATTCCGGGCAGTGAGCACGAGCAGGTCTGCGCCGCCGTGGCCGAAGTGGCCGCCCGACAAGGCCTCGCCTGCCGGGTGGGCACGCCCCTTCTGCAGAACCCTGAGGATGTGCAGGAGACCGCCCGTGCCCTGGTGCGGCATCTGCCGGCGGAACGCATGCCCGACGAGGATGTGGTCTGCATGGGGCACGGCGCGCGCCATGCGGCCGTGGGCCGTTATGCCGATCTGGCTGCGGCCGTGCGTGCTTTGGATCCCCGTGTGCACGTGGGCACCATGAACGGCGCAGTGCTGCTGGAAGACATCCTGCCCCGGCTCACATCCCCTGCGGTCTGGCTTTTGCCGTTGCTTTCGGTGGTGGGCCGGCACGCCCTGCGCGATATGGCCGGCACGCAGCCCCAGTCCTGGCGCAGCCGGATTGAGGAGCGCGGTCGCCGCTGCCGCCCCGTGCTGCTGGGCACGGCGGAATACGACGGTTTTGCCCAACTTTGGCTGCGGCACCTTGAGGCCGTGGCCCAACCCCTGTTCGCGTCTGCGGAATAA
- the polA gene encoding DNA polymerase I gives MSLKSRLNLAAEPVFLMDGTAFIYRGFFANRNMQRSDGFPTNALVVVTRVLLRILREERPRHFLFVQDGKGKNFRHDIYPLYKANREATPEDLVRQLEPIARMVRALGIPREVSEGCEADDCIASLAARLSGKRPVVIVSGDKDLKQCLGPDVYMWDPAFREEKLLSAATFTAETGFAPDQWADVQALVGDTSDNIPGVPGIGPKTAQKIFEICPSLEDIRDHFALLPPKLQDKLRDHLENMFLWRELTALSHAACPHVRLEDMRVRPLDAAACASLAEEFELHALRRDMAALERLQWRDAGAPDTDAAGASSPSAAPAAAAVSSGEPPSAATAPSVPPQGAGPQMSLLEVLEEPDLPLAAKVADLPPCTGLDVACIWPGGPDKPPHVAVWHTDAAGRTAPDGEACSCTEVRWGGTAAALCAWLKDARRLVLADLKGLLVGEACWQGLAQDRQPPFCFDLGLAAYLINPEESDYAWPRLAAYWGAPLRRSGMGPAALALRMAVVLEERLTADGLLPLYRRLELPLAPVLASMEGYGVAIDAAAFQSFLADVQAELDRLTATVYAAAGVTFNIRSAQQMGEVLFNTLKLPAPRKTRGGQASTSQETLEKLAGHHPVVESILQFRKLEKMRSTYLDPLPRLVDAQGRIHTTFNQKATATGRLSSSNPNLQNIPVRGPLGKRMRACFIAGPGRALVSADYSQVELRVLAHMSQDTALLEAFRQGEDIHARTAALIYDLPQDQISPDQRRNAKTINFGLIYGMGAQKLGQELKIGTVKAKEFIARYFARLTGLKAFYEEVEATAKRQGYVTTLGGRRRLLPDIHSPNGQAYALARRQAINTVIQGSAADIIKLAMLAVAHDPDLSRLQARLLLQVHDELLLEVPEHAAQETGARVASLMSGVAPGGQALSVPLVVDWGVGHDWGAAH, from the coding sequence ATGTCGCTTAAAAGCCGCCTCAATCTTGCCGCGGAGCCCGTTTTTCTTATGGACGGTACCGCATTCATTTATCGGGGATTTTTCGCCAACCGCAATATGCAGCGTTCCGACGGCTTCCCCACCAACGCGCTGGTGGTGGTCACCCGCGTGCTGCTGCGGATACTGCGGGAGGAACGCCCCCGGCATTTCCTTTTTGTGCAGGACGGCAAGGGCAAGAACTTCCGGCACGACATCTATCCGCTCTACAAGGCTAACCGCGAGGCCACGCCTGAAGATCTCGTCCGCCAGCTGGAGCCCATTGCCCGGATGGTGCGGGCCCTGGGCATTCCCCGCGAAGTTTCCGAGGGCTGCGAGGCCGACGACTGCATAGCCTCGTTGGCGGCGCGCCTTTCCGGTAAGCGGCCTGTGGTCATCGTCAGCGGCGACAAGGATCTCAAGCAGTGCCTGGGACCCGATGTATACATGTGGGACCCTGCCTTCCGCGAAGAAAAGCTGCTTTCCGCGGCGACCTTTACCGCCGAAACGGGCTTTGCCCCCGACCAGTGGGCCGACGTGCAGGCCCTGGTGGGCGACACCAGCGACAACATCCCTGGCGTGCCCGGCATCGGCCCCAAGACGGCGCAAAAAATCTTTGAAATCTGCCCCAGCCTGGAGGACATCCGCGACCACTTCGCCCTGCTGCCGCCCAAGCTGCAGGACAAGCTGCGCGATCATCTGGAGAACATGTTTCTTTGGCGGGAGCTGACCGCCCTGTCGCACGCGGCCTGCCCCCATGTGCGCCTGGAGGACATGCGTGTGCGGCCTTTGGACGCCGCGGCCTGCGCCTCCCTGGCCGAAGAATTTGAGCTGCACGCCCTGCGGCGGGACATGGCCGCGCTGGAGCGCCTGCAGTGGCGGGATGCCGGAGCTCCGGATACGGACGCAGCGGGCGCGTCTTCCCCCTCGGCCGCGCCTGCAGCGGCTGCCGTTTCCAGCGGGGAACCGCCGTCGGCCGCAACCGCCCCATCGGTCCCTCCCCAGGGCGCTGGCCCGCAGATGAGTTTGCTGGAAGTGCTGGAAGAACCCGATCTGCCCCTGGCAGCCAAGGTTGCGGATCTGCCCCCCTGCACCGGGCTGGACGTGGCCTGCATCTGGCCCGGTGGGCCGGACAAGCCGCCCCATGTGGCTGTATGGCACACGGATGCTGCAGGCCGGACTGCGCCCGACGGGGAGGCCTGTTCCTGCACCGAAGTGCGCTGGGGCGGCACCGCCGCGGCCCTTTGCGCCTGGTTGAAAGACGCGCGCCGCCTAGTCCTTGCCGACCTCAAAGGTCTGCTGGTGGGCGAGGCCTGCTGGCAGGGCTTGGCGCAGGACAGGCAACCGCCCTTTTGCTTCGACCTGGGGCTGGCCGCCTACCTCATTAATCCGGAAGAAAGCGACTATGCCTGGCCTCGTCTGGCCGCCTACTGGGGCGCGCCCCTCAGGCGCAGCGGCATGGGGCCGGCGGCCCTGGCCCTGCGCATGGCCGTTGTGCTGGAAGAACGCCTGACGGCCGACGGTCTGCTGCCCCTCTACCGCCGTCTGGAGCTGCCCCTGGCGCCCGTGCTGGCTTCTATGGAAGGCTATGGCGTGGCCATCGACGCGGCGGCCTTTCAGTCCTTTCTGGCCGACGTGCAGGCCGAGCTGGATCGGCTTACGGCAACGGTCTATGCGGCAGCGGGCGTTACCTTTAACATCCGTTCGGCCCAGCAAATGGGCGAGGTGCTCTTCAATACCCTCAAGCTGCCGGCCCCGCGCAAGACGCGCGGCGGACAGGCCTCCACCAGTCAGGAAACCCTGGAAAAACTTGCCGGCCACCACCCGGTGGTAGAGAGCATCCTCCAGTTCCGCAAGCTGGAAAAAATGCGCTCCACCTATCTGGACCCTTTGCCGCGCCTGGTGGACGCCCAGGGCCGCATCCACACCACCTTCAACCAGAAGGCCACGGCCACGGGTCGCCTTTCTTCCAGCAATCCCAATCTGCAGAATATCCCCGTGCGCGGCCCCCTGGGCAAACGCATGCGCGCCTGCTTTATCGCCGGGCCCGGCCGGGCTCTGGTTTCCGCCGACTACTCGCAGGTAGAGCTGCGCGTGCTGGCCCATATGTCTCAGGATACAGCTCTGCTGGAGGCCTTTCGCCAGGGCGAGGATATCCACGCCCGCACTGCCGCCCTCATCTATGACCTGCCCCAGGACCAGATCAGTCCGGACCAGCGCCGTAACGCCAAAACCATCAACTTTGGCCTCATCTATGGCATGGGCGCGCAAAAGCTGGGTCAGGAGCTGAAAATAGGCACGGTCAAGGCCAAAGAATTCATTGCCCGCTACTTTGCCCGCCTTACCGGCCTCAAAGCCTTTTACGAAGAGGTCGAGGCCACGGCCAAACGTCAGGGCTACGTAACCACCCTGGGCGGCCGTCGTCGCCTGTTGCCCGACATCCATTCTCCCAACGGCCAAGCCTATGCTCTGGCCCGCCGACAGGCCATCAACACCGTTATCCAGGGTTCCGCCGCAGACATCATCAAGCTGGCCATGCTGGCCGTGGCCCACGACCCGGATCTGAGCCGTCTGCAGGCCCGCCTTTTGCTGCAGGTTCACGATGAGCTGCTTCTGGAAGTGCCAGAACACGCCGCCCAGGAAACCGGCGCCCGCGTGGCCTCCCTCATGAGCGGCGTGGCTCCCGGCGGGCAGGCTCTTTCCGTGCCTTTGGTTGTGGATTGGGGGGTAGGGCATGATTGGGGCGCCGCCCACTAG
- the rfbD gene encoding dTDP-4-dehydrorhamnose reductase — MPKALVLGGATGLLGQALVRVLRQNGWQAATLGRGDGNLLNLNFLEDRVAAAGADVVFNAVAWTAVDDAEDHAEEACLLNRTLPDALARVLKSLGNGHLVHFSTDFVFSGTGETPWKEEDPPHPSSVYGCTKLEGEQAVLRVLPERACVLRTAWLFGPGRKNFVDTILAACRRRDAITVVHDQTGSPTYSLDLAQWSLALAQKQATGLWHAANSGQASWCDLACEAVALAAAPCRVMPIDSAQYPQKARRPEFSVLDTGKLAAFLGKKPRPWPQALRDYIFCEYLPAINGNKKPVPCGGAR, encoded by the coding sequence ATGCCAAAAGCGCTGGTTTTGGGGGGCGCTACCGGTCTGCTGGGCCAGGCGCTGGTACGCGTGCTGCGTCAAAACGGCTGGCAGGCCGCCACCCTGGGACGCGGGGACGGCAACCTGCTGAATCTGAACTTTCTGGAAGATCGCGTGGCCGCGGCCGGAGCGGATGTGGTCTTTAACGCCGTAGCCTGGACTGCCGTGGACGACGCCGAGGACCACGCCGAGGAAGCCTGTTTGCTCAACCGCACGCTGCCTGACGCCCTGGCGCGGGTGCTCAAATCGCTGGGCAATGGTCACCTGGTGCACTTCAGCACCGATTTCGTCTTTTCCGGCACAGGCGAAACCCCGTGGAAGGAAGAAGACCCGCCCCACCCATCTTCAGTGTACGGCTGCACCAAGCTGGAGGGCGAACAGGCCGTGCTGCGGGTGCTGCCTGAGCGCGCCTGCGTGCTGCGTACGGCCTGGCTTTTCGGTCCAGGGCGCAAAAATTTTGTGGACACCATCCTGGCGGCCTGCCGACGGCGCGACGCCATTACCGTGGTGCACGACCAGACAGGTTCGCCCACCTACAGCCTGGACCTGGCCCAATGGAGTCTGGCCCTGGCCCAAAAACAGGCCACCGGGCTATGGCACGCGGCCAACAGCGGTCAGGCCAGCTGGTGCGACCTGGCCTGTGAGGCCGTTGCGCTGGCGGCGGCGCCCTGCCGGGTTATGCCCATCGATTCGGCGCAGTATCCGCAAAAAGCCCGCCGACCGGAATTTTCCGTGCTGGACACGGGCAAACTCGCCGCCTTTTTGGGCAAAAAACCCCGCCCCTGGCCCCAGGCCCTGCGGGACTATATTTTTTGCGAATATCTGCCCGCTATAAACGGGAACAAAAAACCCGTCCCCTGCGGGGGGGCGCGGTGA
- a CDS encoding menaquinone biosynthetic enzyme MqnA/MqnD family protein, whose amino-acid sequence MNIPPASRPAQHRVLRMGRIGYLNVLPIYHPLEAGILPHDYELVSGPPALLNTMMARGELHVSSCSCFEYACRPERYFLVEDLSIGSRGPVMSVLLLSRRPVEELQGTEILISGETHTSVALLRLLLRDRYHCDVTYRTGQVTPAVNSPTPPVAFLAIGDEALRLRNHKDYPYRLDLAEAWRDWTGLPFIFGLWVVSRAAAEAGLFHDDPGALLRRGRDWGLEHMDVILDLTAHGCPLSREELDFYYRKGLVYSLGKEELQGLRLFYNKLAQAGLIPAVPPLEFFRFPNPAA is encoded by the coding sequence ATGAACATCCCCCCCGCTTCCCGCCCAGCGCAGCACCGCGTACTGCGCATGGGCCGCATTGGCTATCTCAATGTATTGCCCATCTACCACCCGCTGGAGGCGGGCATTCTGCCCCACGACTACGAGCTGGTTTCCGGCCCGCCGGCCTTGCTCAACACCATGATGGCGCGGGGCGAGCTGCACGTTTCTTCCTGCTCCTGCTTTGAATACGCCTGCCGCCCGGAACGCTATTTTCTGGTGGAAGACCTTTCCATTGGCTCGCGCGGGCCGGTCATGAGCGTGCTGCTACTCTCGCGCCGCCCCGTGGAAGAACTGCAGGGCACAGAAATCCTCATCAGCGGCGAGACCCACACTTCCGTAGCCCTGCTGCGCCTGCTCCTGCGCGACCGTTACCACTGCGACGTCACGTATCGGACCGGACAGGTGACCCCGGCCGTTAACTCCCCCACCCCGCCCGTGGCCTTTCTGGCTATTGGCGACGAGGCCTTGCGCCTGCGCAACCATAAAGACTACCCCTACCGCCTGGACCTGGCCGAAGCCTGGCGCGACTGGACAGGGCTGCCTTTTATTTTTGGCCTGTGGGTGGTGAGCCGCGCGGCGGCGGAAGCGGGCCTTTTTCACGACGACCCGGGGGCGCTGCTGCGCCGGGGGCGGGACTGGGGCCTTGAACACATGGACGTGATTCTGGACCTCACGGCCCACGGCTGCCCCCTCTCACGCGAAGAACTGGACTTTTACTACCGGAAAGGTCTGGTCTACAGCTTAGGCAAAGAAGAACTGCAGGGCTTGCGCTTGTTCTACAACAAACTGGCCCAGGCCGGGCTTATCCCCGCCGTGCCGCCGCTGGAGTTTTTCCGGTTTCCAAACCCAGCCGCGTAG
- the mqnE gene encoding aminofutalosine synthase MqnE, whose product MLDAAYYADLGLSSIYDKVLEGRRLEPEEGLALFRCPDLTAVGALALHARCRRHGHRAFYVVNRQINYTNVCVNGCVFCAFRRDHADDPGAFVLSHEDILTRLRAAEASALRLDELHIVGGCHPNLPLSWFEELLRRVRAAHPHLPIKAFTPVEIEHFSRLEGVSTRTVLERLQQAGLVMMPGGGAEIFDEELRARICPHKADATAWLRVSGEAHSLGIQTNCTMLFGHLESYEQRVDHLCRLRDQQDKTGGFTCFIPLPFLTENSRLKLPEDKVGPQRGLDQLRTVAVSRLLLDNIPHIKAYWIMMGPKLAPVALWYGADDLDGTIIEERIGHMAGASSAQGLTIHELEQMILRSGFTPVRRNATFTTLSETASTEARP is encoded by the coding sequence ATGCTAGACGCAGCATATTACGCTGACCTCGGCCTTTCGTCCATCTATGATAAGGTGCTGGAAGGCCGCCGCCTGGAGCCCGAAGAAGGGCTCGCCCTGTTCCGTTGCCCCGACCTCACGGCCGTGGGCGCGCTGGCCCTGCACGCCCGTTGCCGCCGTCACGGGCACCGGGCCTTTTATGTCGTTAACCGCCAGATCAACTATACCAACGTCTGCGTCAACGGCTGCGTGTTCTGCGCCTTCCGGCGCGACCACGCGGACGACCCCGGCGCGTTTGTCCTGAGCCACGAAGACATCCTGACCCGCCTGCGTGCGGCCGAGGCCTCCGCCCTGCGCCTGGACGAACTGCACATCGTGGGCGGCTGTCACCCCAACCTGCCCCTGTCCTGGTTTGAAGAGCTGCTGCGCCGCGTACGCGCCGCACACCCCCATTTGCCTATCAAGGCCTTCACTCCGGTGGAAATTGAGCATTTTTCCCGACTGGAGGGCGTAAGCACCCGCACCGTGCTGGAGCGCCTGCAACAGGCGGGCCTGGTCATGATGCCCGGCGGCGGCGCAGAAATTTTTGATGAAGAACTGCGCGCCCGCATCTGTCCGCATAAGGCCGATGCAACCGCATGGCTGCGCGTTTCGGGCGAGGCGCACAGTCTGGGCATCCAGACCAACTGCACCATGCTCTTCGGCCACCTGGAAAGCTACGAGCAGCGCGTGGATCACCTCTGCCGCCTGCGGGACCAGCAGGACAAAACCGGTGGCTTTACCTGTTTTATCCCCTTGCCCTTTCTGACGGAGAACAGCCGCCTCAAACTGCCGGAAGACAAAGTAGGCCCCCAGCGCGGCCTGGACCAGCTGCGTACTGTGGCCGTTTCCCGCTTGCTGCTGGACAACATCCCCCACATCAAGGCCTACTGGATCATGATGGGCCCCAAACTGGCCCCAGTAGCCCTGTGGTATGGGGCTGACGACCTGGACGGCACCATTATTGAAGAGCGCATCGGTCACATGGCTGGGGCGTCTTCGGCCCAGGGCCTGACCATCCATGAGCTGGAACAGATGATCCTGCGCTCCGGTTTTACGCCTGTACGGCGCAATGCCACATTCACCACCCTTTCCGAGACCGCCAGCACGGAGGCGCGCCCGTGA
- the mqnC gene encoding cyclic dehypoxanthinyl futalosine synthase produces the protein MTSFLPAHSPFEESGPAFADLREAAAKAAAGQRLDRRDAEALYYKASLPTLAGLAHQMRLRLHPEPVVTYVGDRNINYSNICVCGCRFCAFFRPPENPEGYVISREEMAQKVEETLRLGGTQILLQGGHHPDLPLEWYEDLLRWLRSNWPQLHIHAFSPPEIFFWSQKFGLSVPTVLRRLKAAGLHSLPGGGAEILHTAVRARVSPNKCTAEQWLDVMEAAHHEGLRTTATMMFGHEEEPGQRLDHLFAVRALQDRTHGFTAFIPWTFQPAHTRIAVDPLPAPAYLRLLAVSRLALDNVPNIQASWVTMGPQVAQLALFYGANDFGSLMIEENVVAAAGVSYHMSRRDIHKVIRAAGFTPVQRTMDYTPVDPQPVA, from the coding sequence GTGACCAGTTTTCTGCCCGCCCACAGTCCTTTTGAAGAATCCGGCCCCGCCTTTGCCGACCTGCGGGAAGCGGCGGCTAAAGCCGCCGCCGGCCAACGCCTGGACCGCCGGGACGCCGAAGCCCTGTACTATAAGGCCAGCCTGCCCACCCTGGCCGGTCTGGCCCACCAGATGCGCCTGCGCCTGCACCCGGAGCCCGTGGTCACCTATGTGGGCGACCGCAACATCAACTACTCCAACATCTGCGTGTGCGGCTGCCGTTTCTGCGCTTTTTTTCGTCCGCCGGAAAACCCGGAAGGCTACGTCATCAGCCGGGAGGAAATGGCGCAGAAAGTGGAAGAAACCCTGCGCCTGGGCGGCACGCAGATTCTGCTTCAGGGCGGTCACCACCCCGATTTGCCCCTGGAGTGGTACGAAGACCTGCTGCGTTGGCTGCGCTCCAACTGGCCGCAGCTGCACATCCACGCCTTTTCCCCGCCGGAAATTTTTTTCTGGTCGCAGAAATTCGGCCTGAGCGTGCCCACGGTGCTACGCCGCCTCAAGGCCGCCGGCCTGCACTCCCTGCCTGGCGGCGGGGCCGAGATACTGCATACCGCTGTGCGCGCCAGGGTTTCACCCAACAAATGCACGGCAGAACAGTGGCTGGACGTGATGGAAGCCGCCCACCACGAGGGCCTGCGCACCACGGCCACCATGATGTTCGGCCACGAAGAAGAACCCGGCCAGCGTCTGGACCACCTGTTTGCCGTGCGCGCCCTGCAGGACCGCACCCACGGCTTTACGGCCTTCATCCCCTGGACCTTCCAGCCCGCGCACACCCGCATCGCCGTGGACCCGCTGCCGGCTCCAGCCTATCTGCGCCTGCTGGCCGTCTCCCGCCTGGCACTGGACAACGTGCCCAACATCCAGGCCTCCTGGGTGACCATGGGGCCGCAGGTGGCGCAACTGGCATTGTTCTACGGGGCCAACGATTTCGGCTCCCTGATGATCGAAGAAAACGTGGTGGCCGCCGCGGGCGTGTCCTACCACATGAGTCGGCGGGATATCCACAAGGTTATCCGCGCCGCGGGCTTCACGCCCGTGCAGCGCACCATGGACTATACCCCCGTGGACCCGCAGCCGGTGGCATAG
- a CDS encoding DUF3179 domain-containing protein, giving the protein MKARFRALWRPLLAALLLLVAVAPGVGARPRSLQDLAAITGKLVATGIKYGEIPSLYRPRYDRVSDADLSLSGDDVVFVVQLPDGPRIYPQSIMAWHQVVNEVVDDNAYAVTYCPITGTLMAYDASMGGLNLIFDPEGRLYDGNSVLVDRNSGSLWLQETGMAFDGPLLGRGLPQLPVFWTTWGAAKSVYPKAKVLARPPGNRAYGRDPYGSYARTDTYYQNDRLIYPVLRLDRRFPHKTPMLCLEYEGSLVAIDIKYVKKKGAVNFFVGPHALLAAYDGKLGVVRVFNRRVWNDPFLFIARYGKLQDLTTRSLWSPATGKALDGNMLGAGLTQIYGVYSMWFAWYSMNPETLVIPGPGEVPQNLLSPNPPGQGDGGPQSSMPRRSPDNP; this is encoded by the coding sequence GTGAAAGCCCGCTTCCGGGCGCTCTGGCGGCCGCTGTTGGCCGCCCTGCTTCTGCTGGTCGCCGTTGCGCCGGGGGTGGGGGCACGCCCGCGCAGCCTGCAAGATCTGGCCGCCATCACCGGCAAGCTGGTGGCAACGGGCATCAAATACGGCGAAATCCCCTCCCTCTACCGTCCCCGTTATGACCGTGTATCCGATGCGGACCTGAGCCTGAGCGGTGACGATGTGGTGTTTGTGGTCCAGCTGCCCGATGGGCCGCGCATCTATCCGCAAAGCATCATGGCCTGGCACCAGGTGGTCAACGAGGTGGTGGACGACAATGCCTATGCCGTCACCTACTGCCCCATTACGGGCACACTCATGGCCTACGACGCTTCTATGGGCGGCCTGAACCTTATTTTTGACCCCGAAGGCCGCCTTTACGACGGCAACAGCGTGCTGGTGGACCGCAATTCCGGCAGTCTGTGGCTGCAGGAAACGGGAATGGCTTTTGACGGCCCGTTGCTGGGCCGGGGCCTGCCGCAATTGCCCGTTTTCTGGACCACCTGGGGCGCAGCCAAAAGCGTCTATCCCAAGGCCAAGGTGCTGGCCAGGCCTCCCGGCAACAGGGCCTATGGGCGCGACCCCTACGGCAGTTACGCGCGCACGGACACCTATTACCAGAACGACCGGCTCATTTACCCCGTGCTGCGGCTGGACCGGCGCTTTCCCCACAAAACCCCCATGCTCTGCCTAGAGTATGAGGGGTCTTTAGTGGCTATTGACATCAAGTATGTCAAAAAGAAGGGCGCGGTAAATTTTTTTGTAGGGCCCCACGCCCTGCTGGCCGCCTATGACGGCAAACTGGGCGTGGTGCGGGTATTCAACCGCCGGGTCTGGAACGATCCTTTCCTGTTCATCGCCCGCTACGGCAAACTGCAGGATCTGACCACACGCAGCCTCTGGAGTCCGGCCACGGGCAAAGCGCTGGACGGCAACATGCTGGGTGCGGGCCTGACGCAGATCTACGGCGTCTATTCCATGTGGTTCGCCTGGTACAGCATGAATCCGGAAACGCTGGTCATTCCCGGGCCCGGCGAAGTGCCCCAGAATCTGCTTTCGCCCAACCCGCCGGGACAAGGCGACGGCGGACCGCAGAGCTCTATGCCGCGCAGATCCCCCGACAATCCGTAA